One segment of Shewanella piezotolerans WP3 DNA contains the following:
- a CDS encoding alkaline phosphatase → MNKKLLVLSIAAMLGLAACGSDGDNGADGSNGNDGSNGGNGSNGQDWTAANQWFIDGQARVAKADGLTVENQAGAAKNIILFVGDGMGVSTVTAARILEGQLKGQTGEENSLSFETLPYLGLAKTYNVDGQTPDSAGTMTAMVTGVKTDVGVLSQAEGVSRGNCASTAGQNLVTSLELAAMAGLSTGVVSTARITHATPAATYAHAPERNWESDADLPAEAVTNGCKDIASQLLDFDFGNGLNVVMGGGRRAFIPNTMTDPEGKSGKRLDNRNLTDEWLAKYNNAAYVTDRDSFLTLDPSSTDHALGLFNSSHMEYDFDRTTTGVTGEPSLAEMTAKSIDILQKNDKGFVLIIEAGRIDHAHHAGNAARALHDTIALSEAVRIAMEKTSEKDTLLMVTADHSHVFTIAGYPTRGNPILGLVKGNGSDGLPAITNATDSNGLPYTTVGYANGLGYASLATGGDERYGYAAAPGRFDLNYVDTQHAGFHQEALVPLGSETHAGEDVGIFASGPGSHLVQGTVEQNHIFHVMNHAASLVEKAAAMQP, encoded by the coding sequence ATGAACAAGAAATTACTCGTACTTTCGATTGCAGCAATGCTTGGTTTAGCAGCTTGTGGCAGCGATGGTGATAACGGCGCTGATGGTAGCAACGGAAATGATGGCAGCAATGGTGGAAATGGTAGCAACGGCCAAGACTGGACCGCAGCTAACCAGTGGTTTATTGACGGACAAGCAAGAGTCGCAAAAGCCGATGGCTTAACCGTTGAAAACCAAGCTGGAGCAGCCAAGAATATTATTCTATTTGTAGGCGATGGTATGGGCGTATCAACCGTCACTGCAGCACGCATTTTAGAAGGGCAATTGAAAGGACAAACCGGTGAAGAAAACTCACTATCGTTTGAAACCTTGCCTTACTTAGGGCTAGCCAAGACCTATAATGTTGATGGTCAAACACCGGATTCGGCGGGCACTATGACTGCAATGGTTACAGGTGTAAAAACTGATGTAGGTGTGCTGTCGCAAGCGGAAGGCGTCAGCCGTGGCAACTGCGCTTCAACCGCCGGGCAAAACCTTGTCACCTCACTTGAACTTGCGGCAATGGCAGGGTTGTCAACTGGTGTAGTCTCTACAGCGCGCATCACTCATGCAACCCCTGCAGCAACTTATGCCCACGCTCCTGAGCGCAACTGGGAGAGCGATGCAGATCTGCCAGCTGAGGCAGTAACAAATGGCTGTAAGGACATCGCATCACAACTGCTCGACTTTGACTTTGGTAACGGGCTCAATGTGGTCATGGGTGGAGGTCGACGCGCGTTTATTCCGAACACAATGACAGATCCCGAAGGAAAATCAGGTAAACGCCTCGATAATCGAAACCTAACTGATGAATGGTTAGCAAAGTACAACAACGCGGCTTATGTGACCGACAGAGACAGCTTTCTAACACTTGATCCAAGCAGCACAGATCACGCCTTAGGGTTATTCAACTCCTCTCACATGGAATATGACTTTGATCGCACCACTACCGGCGTGACAGGTGAACCATCTCTTGCTGAAATGACCGCGAAATCAATTGATATTCTGCAAAAGAATGACAAAGGATTTGTGCTTATCATTGAAGCGGGTCGTATCGACCACGCCCACCATGCAGGTAATGCTGCCCGTGCTTTACATGACACTATCGCGCTGTCTGAAGCGGTACGCATTGCGATGGAAAAAACCTCAGAGAAAGATACGTTACTAATGGTCACCGCTGACCACAGCCACGTATTTACCATTGCAGGTTACCCTACCCGCGGCAACCCAATTCTAGGTCTGGTAAAAGGTAACGGTTCAGATGGTCTACCTGCCATCACGAATGCTACAGACTCTAACGGCTTGCCATACACAACTGTTGGCTACGCTAACGGCTTAGGCTATGCCAGCTTAGCAACTGGTGGCGATGAGCGATACGGCTACGCTGCTGCGCCAGGTCGCTTCGATCTGAATTACGTAGACACCCAACATGCAGGTTTCCATCAAGAGGCACTCGTGCCACTGGGCAGCGAAACTCATGCTGGTGAAGATGTTGGTATATTCGCCAGCGGTCCTGGTTCACACCTTGTTCAAGGCACGGTTGAGCAAAACCACATCTTCCACGTAATGAACCACGCTGCAAGCTTAGTAGAAAAAGCTGCAGCGATGCAGCCGTAA
- a CDS encoding YaiI/YqxD family protein: protein MKVWVDADACPGVTKETLFRAADRAEIETILIANHSVRIPPSRFIKMVTVSSGFDVADDEIVKRLTAGDLVITADIPLAAEVIEKGGLALNPRGELYTEQNIKSILNMRDFMDTMRASGVQTGGPAAMSQSERQAFANQLDRLITKFKQQKK from the coding sequence ATGAAAGTTTGGGTTGATGCTGATGCCTGTCCAGGTGTAACTAAAGAAACACTATTTCGAGCAGCTGACAGAGCAGAGATTGAAACTATATTGATCGCCAATCATAGCGTGAGGATCCCGCCTTCACGGTTTATAAAAATGGTGACTGTTTCATCAGGTTTCGATGTCGCTGATGATGAGATTGTTAAGCGACTCACAGCTGGAGATTTGGTCATTACAGCAGATATACCGCTGGCGGCTGAAGTGATCGAGAAGGGCGGATTAGCGCTAAACCCGCGAGGTGAGCTTTACACTGAGCAAAATATTAAGTCGATTTTAAATATGCGTGATTTTATGGATACCATGCGCGCGAGCGGTGTGCAAACAGGAGGGCCTGCTGCGATGAGTCAAAGTGAAAGACAAGCCTTTGCTAATCAATTAGATCGCCTTATCACTAAATTTAAGCAGCAAAAAAAATAG
- a CDS encoding OmpA family protein: MRWLILVLGVYILAAGSAYARDWHDSDADGVPDKKDACVQSQVDQRVNASGCAYKARTTTLCLRTITGVFYPASCTQLSSNIVKFEFAKSEILSSQRAVLERISAWLTQVPARLLLVGYTDSIGGEAFNHRLSLLRAKSVKQALITEFNFEPERFDIKGVGSQAPIANNRTGSGRALNRRVEFYVVF; encoded by the coding sequence ATGCGATGGTTAATATTGGTTCTTGGAGTTTATATCTTGGCGGCGGGGAGTGCATATGCTCGTGATTGGCATGATAGTGATGCTGATGGAGTCCCTGATAAAAAAGATGCCTGTGTACAGTCGCAAGTAGATCAAAGAGTAAATGCTAGTGGCTGTGCTTACAAGGCGCGAACTACAACCCTTTGTCTGAGAACCATAACCGGAGTTTTTTACCCGGCCAGTTGCACGCAATTGTCATCTAATATTGTTAAATTTGAGTTTGCAAAATCTGAAATATTATCGAGTCAAAGAGCTGTGCTTGAGCGTATATCCGCATGGTTAACTCAGGTTCCTGCTCGGTTATTACTTGTTGGTTACACTGACTCTATTGGAGGTGAAGCCTTTAATCATAGATTGTCATTATTGCGGGCAAAAAGTGTTAAGCAAGCTTTAATTACTGAGTTTAATTTCGAACCTGAACGTTTTGACATAAAGGGTGTTGGAAGCCAAGCTCCTATTGCAAATAACCGTACAGGTAGTGGCCGGGCATTAAATAGAAGAGTTGAATTTTACGTTGTTTTTTAA
- a CDS encoding alkaline phosphatase, translating to MIVINIKKIAAIASCSLVTIAANAAVLPSNQTDSQWFKDSAKLVSDKTQQTTAKKAKNVILFVGDGMGVSTLTAARIFEGQQQTGNQGGEENFLSFEQFPKTALVKTYNTNQQTPDSAGTMTAIVTGVKSKAGVLSVSDNSLRANCLSSKGNELITLIDLANAKGLSTGVVSTARITHATPAAAYAASPERNWEADSNLPAEAIANECKDIAYQLVMRDEADALSVALGGGRRNFIPNDVTDGENKSGRRSDGVDLTAAWTENLSNSAYVWDKAGFDAIDVSTTDHLLGLFNSSHMEYEADRADDTAGEPSLTEMTSKSIELLNKNEDGYLLIVESGRIDHAHHSGNAYRAMMDTVELSNAVRAAVEATDPDETLIMVTADHSHVFTIAGYPKRGNPILGLVHNVGGDLAIAQDGKPYTTVGYTNGPGAVVGTRDDLSSIDTQDKDFMQQSLVPMSSETHAGEDITLHATGPGSDLIQGVIEQNVIFHIINQAQTLGGTKY from the coding sequence ATGATAGTGATTAATATCAAAAAGATAGCGGCTATAGCCTCTTGCAGTCTGGTTACAATCGCAGCCAATGCAGCTGTACTGCCGAGCAATCAAACTGATAGCCAATGGTTTAAAGATAGCGCGAAGCTAGTTAGCGATAAAACTCAACAAACAACAGCTAAAAAAGCTAAAAACGTGATTTTATTTGTCGGTGACGGCATGGGTGTTTCAACCTTAACCGCTGCACGCATTTTTGAAGGGCAGCAACAAACAGGCAACCAAGGTGGCGAAGAAAACTTTTTAAGTTTTGAGCAGTTTCCAAAAACAGCATTGGTTAAAACCTACAACACTAACCAACAAACCCCAGACTCTGCTGGCACCATGACAGCGATTGTCACTGGCGTTAAATCTAAAGCGGGCGTGTTATCAGTATCCGACAATAGCCTGCGTGCGAACTGCCTATCGTCTAAAGGTAACGAGCTTATTACTTTAATTGATCTGGCTAATGCCAAAGGCCTATCAACAGGGGTTGTCAGCACTGCCCGGATCACCCATGCAACGCCTGCCGCTGCTTACGCGGCGTCTCCTGAGCGCAACTGGGAAGCAGATTCCAATCTTCCAGCTGAAGCTATCGCAAATGAGTGTAAAGACATCGCCTATCAGCTCGTTATGCGCGATGAAGCGGATGCTTTAAGTGTGGCACTGGGCGGTGGTCGTCGTAACTTCATTCCAAATGATGTCACCGATGGTGAAAACAAAAGTGGTCGCCGCTCTGATGGTGTCGATTTAACGGCTGCTTGGACTGAAAACTTAAGCAACTCAGCCTACGTTTGGGATAAAGCGGGTTTTGACGCCATTGACGTGAGCACTACTGATCACCTGTTGGGTTTATTTAACTCCTCTCATATGGAGTATGAGGCTGATAGAGCTGATGATACCGCTGGTGAACCCTCTCTGACAGAGATGACCAGTAAATCGATTGAGCTACTCAATAAGAACGAAGATGGCTATCTGCTTATCGTTGAGTCAGGTCGCATCGATCATGCACACCATTCAGGCAATGCTTACCGCGCCATGATGGACACGGTTGAGCTATCAAATGCGGTAAGAGCCGCAGTTGAAGCAACCGACCCTGATGAAACACTCATTATGGTTACCGCCGATCATAGCCATGTATTTACTATCGCAGGCTACCCAAAGCGCGGTAATCCAATACTTGGTTTGGTCCACAATGTTGGTGGCGACTTGGCTATCGCTCAAGATGGAAAGCCATACACCACAGTAGGTTACACCAACGGTCCTGGCGCCGTAGTTGGCACGCGTGATGATTTGAGCTCTATCGATACCCAAGATAAAGACTTCATGCAGCAATCACTGGTACCTATGAGCAGTGAAACCCATGCAGGTGAAGATATCACGCTTCATGCAACGGGCCCGGGCTCAGATCTTATCCAAGGTGTTATTGAGCAGAACGTTATCTTCCACATCATCAACCAAGCACAAACGCTAGGCGGTACTAAGTATTAA
- a CDS encoding NAD(P)/FAD-dependent oxidoreductase, with protein MHEMANIVIVGGGAGGMEIATKLGHKLGRKGKARVTLVDCAESHVWKPLLHEVATGALDIGIDAISYRGHAAAHGYHFQQGAMTDIDRETKQVILAPITDDSGEELLPARRIDYDYLVVAIGSIANDFNIDGVRDNCVFLDSTEQAMEIRTILLNKFMRYASHHQLDEKIKIAVVGAGATGVEMSAEMHHAVDQLRGFGYKIDSTLLEITLIEADKRILPKVEKAEISESVAKELSAIGVKVMTDTRINQVTSEGLHTSEDEFIPSDMVIWSTGVKAPDFLKEIGGLESNHINQVMVQQNMQTTRDPAIFAIGDCAACPQEDGSWVPPRGQSARQMALMTADNIMLLLNGKTASNNYVYKDLGALVNLSKFHTVGNLMSFIGGGVMVEGKIARFVYTSLYRRHLIELHGPVKGTLLMFAKGISRIIHPHLKLH; from the coding sequence ATGCATGAAATGGCAAATATTGTCATCGTCGGTGGTGGCGCTGGTGGAATGGAGATTGCCACCAAACTGGGCCATAAACTCGGTCGTAAAGGTAAGGCCAGAGTAACACTGGTCGATTGTGCTGAAAGCCATGTTTGGAAGCCTTTATTGCATGAAGTAGCGACTGGCGCACTTGATATCGGCATTGACGCGATCAGCTATCGTGGTCATGCCGCTGCCCATGGTTACCACTTCCAACAAGGCGCAATGACAGATATCGATAGAGAAACTAAGCAGGTTATTCTGGCCCCCATTACTGATGATAGTGGTGAAGAGCTGCTGCCAGCACGACGTATTGATTACGATTACCTTGTCGTTGCCATTGGTAGTATTGCCAATGACTTTAATATTGATGGTGTACGTGACAACTGCGTCTTTTTAGACAGCACTGAACAAGCAATGGAGATCCGCACCATTTTGCTAAATAAGTTCATGCGCTATGCAAGTCATCATCAATTGGATGAAAAAATTAAAATTGCAGTCGTGGGCGCTGGCGCAACGGGCGTTGAAATGTCAGCAGAGATGCACCACGCCGTTGACCAACTGCGAGGCTTTGGTTACAAGATTGATAGCACTCTACTTGAGATCACCTTAATTGAAGCAGATAAACGTATTCTGCCAAAAGTAGAAAAAGCTGAGATATCAGAATCTGTCGCTAAAGAGTTATCCGCAATCGGGGTTAAGGTGATGACTGATACTCGGATTAATCAAGTGACCAGTGAAGGCTTACACACCTCTGAAGATGAATTCATTCCATCAGACATGGTAATTTGGTCTACTGGGGTAAAAGCACCTGACTTTTTAAAAGAGATTGGTGGACTAGAGAGTAACCATATCAATCAAGTGATGGTGCAGCAGAATATGCAGACCACTCGCGATCCAGCTATTTTTGCTATTGGTGATTGTGCAGCCTGTCCGCAGGAAGATGGTAGCTGGGTGCCGCCAAGAGGCCAATCCGCTAGACAAATGGCATTGATGACCGCAGACAACATCATGTTGTTGCTTAATGGTAAAACGGCATCAAATAACTATGTCTATAAAGACTTAGGCGCACTAGTAAACCTATCTAAATTCCACACTGTTGGAAACTTAATGTCATTTATTGGTGGTGGCGTGATGGTAGAGGGCAAGATTGCTCGCTTCGTTTACACCTCACTTTATAGAAGACACTTAATAGAGCTGCATGGGCCAGTGAAAGGGACACTTTTAATGTTTGCTAAAGGCATTAGCCGTATCATCCACCCGCACCTAAAGCTGCACTAA
- a CDS encoding trimeric intracellular cation channel family protein produces the protein MLEVKVISALWLIGILAEAMTGALAAGKKQMDLFGVVIIGCVTAIGGGTLRDMLLGNYPIIWIENAHYLLAIAAASLLTVMIAPLMRYLSRLFLAIDAVGLAVFSIVGAQKTLMLGYSAEIAIVMGVVTGVFGGVIRDILCNQVPLIFKKELYALVALLTATLYVLMKFNGVVEWLSLSTAVLFGFCFRMLAIRYQWSMPKFDYQYQSDSSH, from the coding sequence ATGTTGGAAGTAAAAGTAATTAGTGCTTTGTGGCTCATCGGTATCTTAGCGGAAGCAATGACTGGTGCCCTAGCCGCAGGAAAAAAACAGATGGATCTATTTGGGGTGGTGATCATTGGTTGCGTTACTGCAATTGGCGGTGGCACCCTTCGCGATATGCTCTTGGGTAACTATCCAATTATATGGATTGAAAATGCCCACTATCTGCTCGCAATTGCGGCGGCATCCCTGCTGACCGTGATGATCGCACCTTTAATGCGTTATCTATCGCGATTATTTCTGGCGATCGATGCTGTTGGGCTGGCAGTATTTTCAATCGTTGGTGCGCAAAAAACCTTAATGCTAGGTTACAGCGCAGAAATCGCGATTGTCATGGGCGTTGTTACTGGTGTTTTTGGCGGCGTTATTCGCGACATATTATGTAATCAAGTACCACTTATTTTTAAGAAAGAGCTGTATGCATTGGTAGCACTACTCACGGCAACCCTCTATGTGCTAATGAAGTTCAATGGCGTCGTTGAGTGGTTAAGCCTTTCGACTGCAGTCTTGTTTGGTTTTTGTTTTAGAATGCTAGCGATCCGTTACCAATGGTCAATGCCAAAATTTGACTATCAATATCAGTCTGACAGCTCTCACTAG
- a CDS encoding mechanosensitive ion channel family protein produces MDNLQGLMDQAPELIVTYGMKILFAIIIFVIGKFLAGVAKKLTTKLLKKRKVDETVTSFVSNIAWSLVLVFTIVATLGQIGVQTASLVAVIGAAGLAVGLALQGSLSNFAAGVLMVLFRPCRVGDYVEAAGIAGTVSEITIFSTKLLTPDNKVIIAPNSAMMDGTIVNYSAMETRRLDLVIGVSYDANLAETKKVLTSILDNSQYVLKDPAYTVAVAELADSSVNFVVRPWVKGSDYWPAHFEILEQIKVALDEAGIGIPYPQMDLYVKETPAC; encoded by the coding sequence ATGGATAACTTGCAAGGTCTGATGGATCAAGCACCAGAGCTGATAGTCACCTATGGCATGAAAATATTATTCGCGATAATCATTTTTGTGATTGGTAAGTTCTTAGCTGGTGTTGCAAAAAAACTCACCACCAAATTGCTTAAAAAACGCAAAGTTGATGAAACAGTAACATCGTTTGTTAGCAATATTGCTTGGTCGCTGGTATTGGTATTCACCATCGTTGCTACGCTAGGGCAGATTGGTGTGCAAACCGCATCTCTTGTCGCTGTTATTGGTGCCGCAGGCTTAGCGGTTGGTTTAGCGCTACAAGGTTCGCTATCTAACTTTGCTGCCGGCGTGTTGATGGTATTGTTCCGTCCTTGCAGAGTGGGTGATTATGTTGAGGCTGCAGGAATTGCAGGCACAGTAAGCGAAATTACGATCTTCTCGACCAAACTGCTTACCCCAGATAATAAAGTTATCATTGCACCAAACTCGGCAATGATGGATGGCACTATTGTTAACTATTCGGCAATGGAAACTCGCCGTTTAGATTTGGTGATTGGTGTGTCGTATGACGCTAACCTTGCCGAAACTAAGAAGGTGCTGACCTCTATATTAGATAACAGCCAATATGTGCTTAAAGATCCGGCTTATACAGTAGCTGTTGCTGAGCTTGCTGATTCATCGGTCAACTTTGTCGTTCGCCCATGGGTTAAAGGTAGTGACTACTGGCCTGCTCATTTTGAAATCCTTGAGCAAATTAAAGTGGCACTTGATGAAGCGGGAATTGGCATTCCATACCCACAGATGGACCTGTATGTGAAAGAGACACCTGCCTGCTAA
- a CDS encoding efflux RND transporter periplasmic adaptor subunit, translating to MACSTVSKLKLLAMVCISVIATGCGDAPAPQAPMLPSVIVSTAHLQEIQSKSEIVGRTRASEDVMIKSQIQGQLLKRTFVEGDDVNQGDLLFEIDPATYVAELAQQKAVLKQAIASRDVAVMNWERGRRLLPDGMISAKDMDELTSRKLTTAAGVVQAEAAVSAAELQLSYTKIYAPISGRISNSKVSTGDIISPQSDMANLVQLQPMWVNFQVAERSLITAQQNFSKALSRDIKIQDIVINLRLPNATMHKETGYIDFISNKVDPSTGTLPLRATFKNADNFMLPGMFVTLIIESPVKEQALLIPQASVQEDQQGRFVMVLNDKNQVEKRIVELGERFGIEWRVLSGLAGGDRIVVDGLQKIRPGIEVNAVEQEIVPFQEANQTK from the coding sequence ATGGCCTGTTCTACAGTTTCTAAATTAAAACTGCTCGCCATGGTGTGTATTAGTGTGATTGCTACTGGTTGCGGTGACGCTCCTGCACCTCAAGCTCCCATGTTACCGAGTGTGATTGTGAGTACCGCTCATCTGCAAGAGATCCAATCAAAAAGTGAGATTGTTGGTCGAACACGGGCATCGGAAGATGTAATGATTAAATCGCAAATCCAGGGACAGTTACTTAAGCGTACCTTTGTTGAAGGTGATGATGTAAATCAAGGGGATTTACTGTTTGAAATCGACCCCGCTACTTACGTGGCTGAACTTGCTCAGCAAAAAGCGGTATTAAAGCAAGCGATTGCTTCTCGCGATGTCGCCGTGATGAACTGGGAGCGTGGCCGCCGCCTTTTACCCGATGGCATGATTAGTGCCAAAGACATGGATGAGTTAACCTCACGCAAACTTACTACCGCAGCTGGGGTTGTGCAAGCTGAAGCAGCGGTGAGTGCAGCAGAGTTACAACTTAGCTATACCAAGATTTATGCGCCAATCTCAGGACGAATTAGTAACTCTAAAGTGAGTACTGGTGACATCATCAGTCCACAATCAGATATGGCCAATTTAGTGCAGTTACAGCCTATGTGGGTTAACTTTCAAGTTGCTGAAAGATCGTTAATTACTGCTCAGCAAAATTTCTCTAAAGCGCTATCGCGGGATATTAAAATCCAAGATATCGTGATCAATTTACGTCTGCCGAATGCCACAATGCATAAGGAGACTGGTTATATTGATTTTATTAGCAACAAAGTTGACCCTTCAACCGGTACTTTGCCGCTTCGAGCAACCTTTAAAAATGCCGATAACTTTATGCTACCGGGCATGTTTGTGACACTAATCATTGAGTCGCCAGTAAAAGAGCAAGCGTTATTGATCCCACAAGCATCGGTACAAGAGGACCAGCAAGGTCGCTTTGTAATGGTGTTGAATGATAAAAATCAAGTTGAAAAACGTATTGTTGAACTGGGTGAGCGTTTCGGCATTGAATGGCGAGTACTAAGTGGTCTAGCAGGAGGCGATCGCATTGTGGTCGACGGCCTGCAAAAGATCAGACCAGGTATTGAAGTGAACGCTGTGGAGCAAGAAATTGTTCCTTTTCAAGAAGCTAACCAAACTAAGTAG
- the ltaE gene encoding low-specificity L-threonine aldolase, whose product MIDFRSDTVTKPTAAMRAAFGVAEVGDDVYGDDPSVNYLEDMAAEMFGFDGALFTSSGTQANLLALMGHCERGDEYLCGQQAHNYKFEGGGAAVLGSIQPQPLTNQADGSILLTDIEAAIKPDDIHFARTRLLSLENTIGGKVVPQGYLAQAQSLAFEKGLKIHLDGARVANAAVAQNLPITEITQYFDSVSICLSKGLCAPVGSILLADERLIKKARRWRKVLGGGMRQAGILAAAAQLALTDQVERLAEDHDNASYLASQLSAISCFDVDMSLVQTNMVFATVVGEIDINVVAKELKQKGILISAGNTLRLVTHADISRTDIDSFIRELKVILQR is encoded by the coding sequence ATGATAGATTTTCGCAGTGATACCGTCACTAAACCTACCGCGGCAATGCGCGCGGCTTTTGGCGTTGCAGAGGTCGGAGACGATGTATATGGTGATGATCCAAGCGTAAATTACCTTGAAGATATGGCGGCAGAAATGTTCGGTTTTGATGGTGCATTATTTACCTCATCAGGCACGCAAGCCAATTTACTTGCCTTAATGGGTCATTGTGAGCGCGGCGACGAATACCTGTGTGGCCAACAAGCGCACAACTATAAGTTTGAAGGTGGTGGCGCAGCTGTATTAGGCAGTATTCAACCGCAGCCATTAACTAACCAAGCTGATGGCAGTATTTTACTCACCGATATTGAAGCGGCAATTAAGCCAGATGACATCCATTTTGCCCGTACTCGATTATTGAGTTTGGAAAACACTATTGGCGGTAAAGTTGTGCCACAAGGCTATTTAGCCCAAGCACAGAGTTTGGCGTTTGAGAAGGGGCTAAAAATCCATCTTGATGGCGCTCGCGTGGCTAATGCTGCAGTTGCACAGAACTTACCCATTACTGAAATCACCCAATATTTCGACTCTGTTTCTATCTGTTTATCAAAGGGGCTATGCGCACCTGTCGGCTCAATATTGTTAGCCGATGAGCGCTTGATCAAAAAAGCCCGTCGCTGGCGAAAAGTATTAGGTGGGGGGATGCGCCAAGCGGGAATTTTGGCCGCGGCTGCGCAGTTAGCATTGACCGATCAAGTTGAACGATTGGCAGAAGATCATGATAACGCCAGCTACTTAGCGTCACAATTGTCAGCCATTAGCTGTTTCGATGTTGATATGTCTTTAGTGCAGACCAATATGGTATTTGCCACTGTTGTTGGCGAGATAGATATTAATGTTGTCGCTAAAGAGCTTAAGCAAAAAGGGATACTCATTAGTGCCGGGAATACGTTACGTTTAGTCACTCATGCAGATATATCTCGTACTGATATCGATAGCTTTATTCGTGAGCTTAAAGTGATCTTACAGCGATAG